The proteins below are encoded in one region of Synchiropus splendidus isolate RoL2022-P1 chromosome 13, RoL_Sspl_1.0, whole genome shotgun sequence:
- the gata6 gene encoding transcription factor GATA-6, which yields MDVGDSSWSMVKREVSSSPGSPADHSYLTGESRRSEGHTPDQLHEPLRCPDGRSLHSYVPFGHHAAPLTPAEDLPLFTDLDQGGKLVLSGGTHCKAGLLVDPADMYQTLAIAAAQSQTGYESSSGGYLHSNTNSPVYVPSTRVGSMIPSLPYSGQPSVSSHSVWSQTPTTGPESPSYSAGSPHTSSRFHYPPSPPLNNGSARDIGYSNSLNRDQYGLTRPLTGPYPSPYTPYVAPQLSSPWSGGAFENTMLHTLQSRGAPLIRGPNGVADILDDMGESRECVNCGSISTPLWRRDGTGHFLCNACGLYSKMNGLSRPLIKPQKRTSTSRRIGLSCANCQTSTTTLWRRNAEGEPVCNACGLYTKLHGVPRPLAMKKEGIQTRKRKPKTQNKTKGSSGNNNNNNNSVSMTPTSTSSSNSEDCSKTSSPSAQVPGVSSSVLSSSGEGSGSDSAVKFPGQDSLYSSLSQPSDVVRGEPWCPMALA from the exons ATGGACGTGGGCGACAGCAGCTGGTCCATGGTCAAGCGCGAAGTGTCCAGCAGCCCAGGCTCGCCGGCTGACCACAGCTACCTGACCGGAGAGAGCCGCCGGAGCGAGGGCCACACCCCGGACCAGCTGCACGAGCCGCTCCGCTGCCCGGACGGCCGCTCCCTACACTCCTATGTCCCCTTCGGACACCACGCCGCCCCGCTGACCCCGGCGGAGGACCTGCCTCTCTTCACCGACCTGGACCAGGGCGGGAAGCTGGTCCTGTCCGGCGGCACGCACTGCAAGGCGGGACTGCTGGTGGACCCGGCAGACATGTACCAGACCCTGGCCATCGCCGCCGCCCAGAGCCAGACCGGGTACGAGTCCTCGTCCGGGGGCTACCTGCACTCCAACACCAACTCCCCCGTCTACGTGCCCAGCACCCGGGTGGGCTCCATGATCCCCAGCCTGCCGTACTCGGGGCAGCCCTCGGTCTCCAGCCACTCGGTCTGGTCCCAGACCCCCACCACCGGCCCCGAGAGCCCCTCCTACAGCGCCGGGAGCCCGCACACCTCCAGCCGCTTCCACTACCCTCCGAGCCCGCCTCTGAATAACGGCAGCGCCAGGGACATTGGCTACAGCAACTCGCTGAACAGAGACCAGTACGGTTTGACTCGGCCCCTGACTGGACCTTACCCGAGTCCCTACACCCCCTATGTGGCACCGCAGCTGTCCTCGCCGTGGAGCGGAGGAGCTTTCGAGAACACCATGCTGCACACCCTGCAGAGCCGAGGGGCGCCCCTCATCCGGGGGCCCAACGGAG TTGCAGACATCCTGGACGACATGGGCGAGAGCCGGGAGTGCGTCAACTGTGGCTCCATCTCCACGCCGCTGTGGAGGCGCGACGGCACCGGACACTTTCTGTGCAACGCCTGCGGCCTGTACAGCAAGATGAACGGCCTGAGCCGGCCGCTCATCAAGCCCCAGAAACGCACC TCGACGTCCAGGAGAATCGGCCTGTCGTGCGCCAACTGCCAGACCAGCACCACCACGCTGTGGCGGAGGAACGCGGAGGGGGAGCCGGTGTGCAACGCCTGCGGACTCTACACCAAGCTCCACGGG GTTCCACGGCCGCTGGCCATGAAGAAAGAGGGGATCCAGACCAGGAAGAGGAAACCGAAAACCCAGAACAAAACCAAAGGATCGTCTG gaaacaacaacaacaacaacaactctgtCTCCATgactcccacctccacctcttcaTCCAACTCTGAAGACTGCTCCAAAACCAGCTCGCCCTCCGCGCAGGTGCCCGGG gtgagCTCCTCTGTGCTGTCCAGCTCCGGCGAAGGGTCCGGCTCGGACTCGGCGGTCAAGTTCCCGGGTCAGGACAGCTTGTACTCCAGTCTGTCGCAGCCGTCCGACGTGGTGCGGGGCGAACCCTGGTGCCCCATGGCTCTGGCCTGA